Proteins encoded in a region of the Podarcis muralis chromosome 2, rPodMur119.hap1.1, whole genome shotgun sequence genome:
- the DDX41 gene encoding putative ATP-dependent RNA helicase DDX41, giving the protein MEAGSGRKRQREAESEASGQSSGGEEEAEDDDYVPYVPVKQRKQQMLQKLLQMRRKGALEEEQRDSGSEYHGDEDDIPLGPQSNVSLLDQHQHLKEKAEARKESAKEKQLKEEEKILESVAEGRALMSVKEMAKGITYDDPIKTSWKAPRYILTMSEARHDRVRKKYHILVEGEGIPPPIKSFKEMKFPPGILRGLKKKGIQQPTPIQIQGIPTILSGRDMIGIAFTGSGKTLVFTLPVIMFCLEQEKRLPFSKREGPYGLIICPSRELARQTHGILEYYCRLLHEDGMPALRCALCIGGMSVKEQMETIKHGVHMMVATPGRLMDLLQKKMVSLDVCRYLALDEADRMIDMGFEGDIRTIFSYFKGQRQTLLFSATMPKKIQNFAKSALVKPITINVGRAGAASLDVIQEVEYVKEEAKMVYLLECLQKTPPPVLIFAEKKADVDAIHEYLLLKGVEAVAIHGGKDQEERTKAIEAFRDGKKDVLVATDVASKGLDFPAIQHVINYDMPEEIENYVHRIGRTGRSGNTGIATTFINKACDESVLMDLKALLLEAKQKVPPVLQVLHCGDESMLDIGGERGCAFCGGLGHRITDCPKLEAMQTKQVSNIGRKDYLAHSSMDF; this is encoded by the exons ATGGAGGCCGGAAGCGGCAGGAAG AGGCAGCGCGAAGCGGAGTCGGAGGCGTCGGGCCAGTCCAgcggaggagaggaggaggccgAAGACGACGACTATGTGCCCTACGTGCCCGTCAAGCAGCGCAAGCAGCAGATG CTGCAAAAGTTGCTTCAGATGCGCCGCAAGGGGGCGTTGGAGGAGGAACAAAGGGACAGTGGCAGTGAATATCATGGCGACGAAGATGACATTCCTCTGGGTCCACAGTCCAACGTCAGCCTCCTTGACCAGCACCAGCACCTCAAAGAGAAAGCGGAAG CACGTAAAGAGTCGGCTAAAGAGAAGCAActgaaggaggaagagaagatcCTGGAGAGTGTGGCAGAAGGACGAG CTCTGATGTCTGTGAAGGAAATGGCAAAGGGCATTACATATGATGATCCCATTAAAACCAG CTGGAAGGCTCCTCGGTACATCCTCACTATGTCAGAGGCCCGACATGACCGTGTGCGTAAGAAGTATCATATCCTCGTGGAGGGGGAAGGCATTCCACCACCTATCAAAAGCTTCAAAGAGATGAAGTTCCCACCAG GAATCCTGCGAGGTCTGAAGAAGAAGGGTATCCAGCAACCAACTCCCATCCAGATACAGGGTATTCCCACCAT CCTTTCCGGCAGAGACATGATTGGCATTGCGTTCACAGGCTCCGGCAAGACACTTGTGTTCACTCTCCCTGTTATCATGTTCTGCCTGGAGCAGGAGAAGAGGCTGCCGTTTTCCAAGAGAGAAGGGCCATACGGGCTTATCATCTGCCCCTCA AGGGAATTGGCTCGCCAAACCCATGGTATCCTTGAGTACTACTGCCGCCTGCTGCATGAGGATGGGATGCCTGCCCTGCGCTGCGCCCTTTGCATTGGAGGCATGTCTGTCAAGGAGCAAATGGAGACCATCAAACA CGGTGTGCACATGATGGTGGCAACTCCAGGCCGGCTGATGGATCTCTTGCAGAAGAAGATGGTTAGCTTGGACGTCTGCCGCTACTTGGCACTGGATGAAGCAGACAGGATGATTGACATGGGCTTCGAGGGAGACATCCGCACCATCTTTTCCTACTTCAAG GGCCAGCGACAGACCCTTCTCTTCAGCGCCACCATGCCCAAGAAGATCCAGAACTTTGCCAAGAGTGCCCTTGTGAAGCCCATCACTATCAACGTGGGACGTGCAGGAGCTGCCAGCTTGGATGTTATTCAG GAAGTAGAGTATGTAAAGGAGGAAGCCAAGATGGTCTATCTGCTTGAGTGTCTACAGAAGACACCACCACCT GTTCTTATTTTTGCTGAGAAGAAAGCAGATGTAGATGCAATCCACGAATACTTGCTACTCAAGGGTGTAGAGGCTGTGGCCATACATGGTGGGAAAG ACCAAGAGGAACGGACAAAGGCCATTGAGGCCTTCCGGGATGGCAAGAAGGATGTCCTTGTCGCCACTGACGTTGCGTCCAAAGGCTTGGACTTCCCAGCCATCCAGCATGTCATCAACTATGACATGCCCGAGGAGATAGAAAACTACG TTCATCGAATTGGACGTACAGGTCGCTCAGGGAATACTGGCATTGCCACCACCTTCATCAACAAAGCCTGTG ATGAGTCTGTGCTCATGGACCTGAAGGCGCTGCTTCTGGAGGCCAAGCAGAAGGTGCCACCTGTGCTGCAGGTGTTGCATTGCGGCGACGAATCCATGCTGGATATTGGAG GAGAGAGGGGCTGTGCTTTCTGTGGGGGCTTGGGCCACCGCATCACGGACTGCCCCAAGCTGGAAGCCATGCAGACCAAGCAAGTCAGCAACATTGGGCGCAAAGACTACCTGGCACACAGCTCCATGGACTTCTAG
- the DOK3 gene encoding docking protein 3, with protein MECPVKDGIIYIQHPKFGKKVWRKVWAQLFADSPSGIARLEYFEGREGAAAEKATLRKGERKVIRLSDCVSVERAGEHSSPKDTTAFFLSMMERNCLLAADQADEWIECICQLAFQRMPAPSSGSVGNTPSPQPLMEENTIYSSWQETCEFPVSVFPTEASARCHLKGNYLMTTLPEHLVLKDMHSGQALYTWPYAFLRRFGQEKTVFSFEAGRRCDSGEGLFIFNTVRAVEICRAVSASIDRQKATLLERDKKAGISPAQDCVQKAGGWSWPTNPESPEGAQPLYERTPKGSVDMGYSAAPPGGSRSISPEFKASDSPIIYASIGKSFPLPFQASGKAEAEPKAGREQGSDHLYENLRSLEQQALCAEPLSLGYRDSPEGSGSNGGSPIYDNSPVVARRSNSNPGFNPSTVGADPTPDSQCPPPLLDCQGPESGGEGRARAKARGAGAFKHKLVTMLSRDGGASKAASKNAGSMDKA; from the exons ATGGAGTGTCCCGTGAAAGATGGGATCATATACATCCAGCACCCCAAATTTGGGAAg AAGGTCTGGCGGAAAGTGTGGGCCCAGCTCTTCGCCGACAGCCCTTCTGGCATCGCACGGCTCGAGTACTTCGAAGGGCGTGAAGGGGCCGCAGCGGAGAAGGCCACCCTGAGGAAGGGCGAGCGGAAGGTGATCCGCCTCTCAGACTGCGTCTCGGTGGAGCGGGCAGGCGAGCACAGCTCCCCCAAGGACACCACAGCCTTCTTCCTGAGCATGATGGAGCGCAACTGCTTGCTGGCAGCGGATCAAGCAGATGAGTGGATCGAATGTATCTGCCAGCTGGCTTTTCAG AGGATGCCTGCACCCTCGTCCGGCTCAGTTGGAAACACACCCAGCCCACAGCCCCTCATGGAGGAGAACACCATCTACTCATCCTGGCAAGAAA CCTGTGAGTTCCCCGTGTCAGTTTTCCCGACAGAGGCATCTGCAAGATGTCACTTGAAAGGGAACTACCTGATGACGACTCTACCTGAGCACCTGGTGCTGAAGGACATGCACTCAGGGCAAGCCCTCTATACCTGGCCTTATGCCTTCCTCCGAAGATTTGGCCAGGAAAAG ACGGTGTTCTCCTTTGAGGCCGGGCGCCGCTGTGACTCCGGAGAGGGCCTCTTTATCTTTAACACCGTCCGGGCTGTGGAGATCTGCCGAGCTGTCTCGGCCTCCATAGACCGCCAGAAAGCCACTCTTCTGGAGAGAGACAAGAAAGCCGGCATCTCCCCAGCCCAGGACTGTGTGCAgaaagcagggggctggtcctgGCCCACCAACCCAGAGAGCCCAGAGGGAGCGCAGCCGCTGTACGAAAGAACGCCAAAGGGAAGTGTGGACATGGGGTACTCGGCAGCGCCTCCTGGCGGCAGCCGCTCCATTTCCCCAGAGTTCAAGGCTTCCGACTCGCCCATCATCTACGCTTCCATTGGCAAGAGCTTCCCTCTCCCGTTCCAGGCCTCAGGCAAGGCAGAGGCAGAACCCAAAGCGGGAAGAGAGCAGGGCTCGGACCACCTCTATGAGAACCTGCGCAGCCTGGAGCAGCAAGCCCTCTGCGCGGAGCCTCTGAGCCTCGGCTACAGAGACTCCCCTGAGGGCAGCGGCAGCAACGGGGGGTCGCCCATCTACGACAACAGCCCCGTCGTGGCAAGGCGCTCCAACAGTAACCCTGGCTTCAATCCCAGCACTGTGGGGGCTGACCCTACCCCAGACAGCCAGTGCCCTCCTCCCTTGCTGGATTGCCAGGGGCCCGAAAGCGGAGGTGAGGGCCGGGCCAGGGCCAAGGCCAGAGGGGCTGGGGCCTTCAAGCACAAGCTGGTCACTATGTTGAGCCGGGATGGAGGAGCCAGCAAAGCAGCCAGCAAGAACGCAGGCTCAATGGACAAAGCATGA